In a single window of the Anaerocolumna cellulosilytica genome:
- a CDS encoding DNA gyrase/topoisomerase IV subunit A, with product MNKNTDNTTDTIVQLDFSEEMRNSYRDYALSVIIARALPDVRDGLKPVQRRILYAMNELGLDPKKPHRKSARIVGDTMGKYHPHGDSSIYDALVRMTEDYSLSIPLVDGHGNFGSIDGDGAAAMRYTEARLSQGAMTLLEHLDKGLVEFIPNFDDSEKEPTVLPAMIPNLLINGTTGIAVGMATNIPPHNPVEVIDGAIACLDNPDITTEKLMKYIPGPDFPTGGTIINQSDLAGIYSTGEGKVRIRSKVEIENGENGRKNIVITEIPYTVAGNKMKLVESLATLMKDKVFDEIFDVRDESSKEGIRIVVEVKKDRDIDNLLNGLYKKTPMEDTYGVNLLAVKDKQPTVFQLKSLLQEFIHFQEELYTREFKHLLEKAENRLEIVDGLIQATDVIDLIIEILRGSSSVKQAKGCLTDGTITDINFKSEASKKQAASLNFTERQADAILAMPLSKLIGLEILKLHEENDSLLKSIDEYKTILGDQKELHKVIKNRLKEYKKAFSFPRRTILCDASNTDYVEEVKIEDIYVLIDRFGYTKSLDTSSYTRAGEDTLKEYAHIILMKNTDKLCLFTAEGNMYQIKASAIPKCKIKDKGILIHNLCKVDKENILIYTSFEQLFETQLVFSTKLGYIKQVSGVEFETNRSMISATKLESGDAVVDILLLSAGEILSGDQKVIVLTEKGLSLGYALSEVSEMKKTGRGVKSIELDKGDTVVYTGIVKNTEEAFVYNGKVLSAKKVRNRKRGAKGQKAQLE from the coding sequence ATGAATAAAAATACAGATAATACTACTGATACTATCGTCCAACTGGATTTCTCAGAAGAAATGAGAAATTCCTATCGTGATTATGCCTTAAGCGTAATCATCGCCAGAGCTCTGCCAGACGTCAGAGACGGTTTAAAACCCGTACAAAGACGTATCTTATATGCCATGAATGAATTAGGACTTGATCCAAAGAAGCCCCATAGAAAAAGTGCCCGTATTGTGGGTGATACCATGGGTAAATATCACCCACACGGTGACAGCTCTATCTATGACGCATTAGTGCGTATGACAGAAGACTATTCTCTCTCCATTCCTTTGGTGGATGGCCATGGTAATTTTGGTTCCATCGACGGTGACGGTGCTGCGGCTATGCGTTATACTGAGGCCCGTCTATCGCAGGGTGCTATGACCCTGCTAGAACATCTGGACAAAGGGTTAGTGGAGTTTATTCCTAATTTTGATGACAGCGAAAAAGAGCCTACGGTTCTACCTGCAATGATACCAAATCTATTAATTAACGGCACCACCGGTATTGCAGTTGGTATGGCTACAAATATACCGCCTCACAATCCTGTAGAAGTCATCGACGGCGCTATTGCCTGCCTGGACAATCCGGATATAACCACAGAAAAACTGATGAAATATATTCCGGGCCCTGATTTTCCTACCGGGGGCACTATTATAAATCAAAGTGATTTAGCCGGCATATACTCCACTGGAGAAGGAAAGGTTCGAATCCGCTCTAAAGTTGAAATAGAAAACGGGGAAAACGGAAGAAAAAATATTGTTATCACTGAGATTCCCTATACCGTAGCCGGTAATAAAATGAAATTAGTGGAAAGCCTGGCCACTTTAATGAAAGACAAAGTTTTTGATGAAATCTTTGATGTCAGAGATGAATCTTCCAAAGAAGGGATTCGTATTGTAGTTGAGGTCAAAAAAGACCGTGATATTGATAATCTCTTAAACGGTTTATATAAAAAGACCCCTATGGAAGATACCTACGGTGTAAACCTACTTGCTGTTAAAGATAAACAGCCTACTGTTTTCCAATTAAAGAGTTTATTACAAGAGTTCATACATTTTCAGGAAGAACTTTATACTAGGGAATTTAAACATTTATTAGAAAAAGCAGAAAACCGCCTTGAAATCGTAGACGGTTTAATCCAAGCTACTGATGTTATTGATTTAATTATTGAAATCTTACGAGGCAGCTCTTCCGTTAAACAGGCAAAAGGCTGTCTGACAGATGGAACTATTACCGATATTAACTTTAAGAGTGAAGCTTCAAAAAAACAGGCTGCTAGTCTAAATTTTACTGAACGTCAGGCTGATGCTATCCTTGCTATGCCTTTAAGCAAGTTAATTGGACTTGAAATATTAAAACTACACGAAGAGAATGATTCTTTATTAAAAAGTATAGATGAATACAAAACAATCCTTGGCGACCAGAAGGAATTACATAAAGTTATTAAAAATCGCCTAAAAGAGTACAAAAAGGCATTTAGCTTCCCAAGGCGAACTATTCTATGTGATGCTTCCAATACAGACTATGTAGAAGAAGTTAAGATAGAGGATATCTATGTACTCATTGACCGGTTTGGCTATACTAAATCTCTGGATACATCAAGCTATACCCGTGCCGGGGAGGATACCTTAAAAGAATACGCTCATATTATTCTAATGAAAAATACGGACAAACTATGTCTATTCACAGCAGAAGGAAATATGTACCAGATAAAAGCGTCCGCCATACCAAAATGTAAAATTAAGGATAAGGGAATTCTTATCCATAACCTTTGTAAAGTAGATAAAGAAAATATATTAATATATACATCCTTTGAGCAACTATTTGAGACTCAGCTAGTCTTTTCTACAAAGCTAGGATATATTAAACAAGTATCCGGTGTTGAGTTCGAAACAAATCGTTCCATGATATCTGCCACTAAGTTAGAAAGTGGTGATGCTGTTGTTGATATACTACTTTTGTCTGCCGGCGAAATTTTATCTGGTGACCAGAAAGTAATTGTATTAACAGAAAAAGGGTTATCCTTAGGATATGCTCTTAGTGAAGTCAGCGAAATGAAAAAGACCGGTCGCGGAGTAAAATCGATTGAACTGGATAAAGGGGATACGGTTGTATATACCGGTATTGTTAAGAATACAGAGGAAGCTTTCGTTTATAACGGAAAAGTCTTAAGTGCCAAAAAAGTCCGCAACAGAAAACGAGGGGCAAAAGGACAAAAGGCTCAGTTAGAATAA
- a CDS encoding ABC transporter permease, with the protein MDILYFIVQQTMFFAIPLLIVALGGMFSERSGIVNIALEGIMVMGGFFSIAVIHLLENRMSGQPLLLIAVLVAGVSGAVFSLLHAFAAINLKADQTISGTALNLFAPAFAVFVARMVQGVQQIQFKDTFFIRKVPVLGDIPVLGPLLFQNAYVTTYIGLAVAIMSGVVINRTKFGLRLRACGEHPQAADSVGINVYKIRYAGVIISGALAGIGGLVFIVPTSTNFNASVAGYGFLALAVLIFGQWRTKRIIVAAFFFGIMKTFASAYSGIPFLKTLPISNEVYKMIPYIATLVILAFSSKNSQAPRAEGIPYDKGSR; encoded by the coding sequence ATGGATATTTTATATTTTATTGTACAGCAGACAATGTTTTTTGCTATTCCACTTTTGATTGTAGCATTGGGAGGAATGTTTTCCGAACGAAGCGGTATTGTAAACATAGCCCTTGAGGGTATTATGGTTATGGGTGGATTTTTTAGTATAGCTGTAATTCATCTATTAGAAAACCGCATGAGTGGACAACCGCTGTTATTAATAGCAGTATTGGTAGCAGGTGTTTCCGGTGCTGTGTTTTCTCTGCTTCATGCATTTGCTGCAATCAATTTAAAGGCTGACCAGACAATTAGCGGTACAGCACTTAATTTATTTGCACCTGCATTTGCTGTATTCGTAGCCAGAATGGTTCAGGGCGTTCAGCAGATTCAGTTTAAAGATACCTTCTTTATTAGAAAGGTTCCTGTTTTAGGAGATATTCCGGTACTTGGACCGTTATTATTTCAAAATGCATATGTAACAACTTATATTGGACTTGCTGTAGCGATTATGTCAGGTGTTGTAATAAACCGTACAAAATTTGGTTTAAGACTGCGTGCTTGCGGTGAACATCCACAGGCGGCAGATTCAGTAGGTATTAATGTATACAAAATTCGATATGCCGGAGTCATCATATCCGGTGCGCTTGCCGGTATCGGTGGACTAGTATTTATCGTACCTACTTCTACAAATTTTAATGCAAGTGTGGCTGGTTACGGCTTCCTGGCACTAGCGGTACTCATATTCGGACAATGGAGAACGAAGAGAATTATAGTAGCAGCTTTTTTCTTTGGTATAATGAAGACTTTTGCTTCTGCTTATTCCGGAATTCCTTTTTTAAAGACCTTACCTATATCCAATGAGGTATATAAGATGATACCTTATATTGCCACATTAGTTATTCTTGCCTTTTCTTCTAAGAATTCACAAGCTCCCAGGGCAGAAGGAATTCCTTATGATAAAGGAAGCAGATAA
- a CDS encoding flagellar protein FlgN — translation MASLIEDLIQTLEQQCELYKLMIPAAEEKTKVIVSNNLKELQELTEKEQLMVEQIYVLEKKREEIIKNIGTVVSKAPETIHISTVIQMMEKQPKEQNQLSEIHDNLKRTIQKLVEVNNRNKSLIQQSLEMIEFNMNFIQSTRMSPGNLSYTKGASQLDTPALQTGMFDAKQ, via the coding sequence GTGGCAAGTTTAATTGAAGATTTAATTCAGACCCTGGAGCAGCAGTGTGAGTTATATAAACTAATGATTCCGGCTGCTGAAGAAAAAACAAAGGTAATTGTAAGTAATAATCTGAAAGAACTTCAGGAGCTGACAGAAAAAGAGCAGCTAATGGTAGAACAGATTTATGTTCTGGAAAAGAAAAGAGAAGAAATTATTAAAAATATAGGAACGGTAGTCAGTAAAGCACCTGAAACCATTCACATATCAACTGTAATACAAATGATGGAAAAGCAGCCAAAAGAACAAAATCAACTTTCAGAAATTCATGATAATCTAAAAAGAACCATTCAAAAACTGGTTGAAGTCAATAATCGTAACAAGTCGTTAATACAACAATCCCTAGAGATGATAGAATTCAATATGAATTTTATTCAGAGTACAAGGATGTCACCGGGGAATTTAAGCTATACGAAGGGCGCCTCGCAGTTAGATACGCCTGCTTTGCAAACAGGGAT
- the flgM gene encoding flagellar biosynthesis anti-sigma factor FlgM, with protein sequence MRIDAYNKISQVYQTNTIQKTTKTTNIKSTDQVEISRTAKDYQIAKQAVAAAADIREDKIKDIKSRFESGTYNVSMKEVANTVVEKYFEKTI encoded by the coding sequence ATGCGTATTGATGCATATAATAAAATTTCACAGGTATATCAGACCAATACAATACAAAAGACAACTAAAACAACGAATATAAAATCGACAGATCAGGTTGAAATATCTCGTACAGCTAAAGATTACCAGATAGCAAAACAAGCGGTAGCGGCGGCAGCAGATATCAGAGAAGATAAAATAAAGGATATTAAGAGCCGATTCGAATCCGGTACTTATAATGTAAGTATGAAAGAGGTCGCTAACACCGTCGTTGAAAAGTATTTTGAAAAAACCATATAA
- a CDS encoding PHP domain-containing protein encodes MNLYKYDTHVHTKEGSACAFVTGKEQVRIYKKLGYSGIIITDHFFNGNSNVPRKLPWKERVDGLAKGYENALAEGKRLGLSVFFGWEETYYGRDFLVYGLDKHWLYQHPEKLYWDIKTLYKEIKRAGGFMVHAHPYRSLEAISGELPMCPEYIDGVEVLNASNKRTESNQMAFRYAEELKKIVTAGSDAHHKVTPRSGLISKIPIADIQDFIKQLTLGKFEIIQPEKK; translated from the coding sequence ATGAATTTATATAAATACGACACCCATGTTCATACAAAAGAAGGCAGTGCCTGCGCTTTTGTAACCGGAAAAGAACAAGTAAGGATATACAAAAAACTTGGTTATAGCGGCATTATCATAACAGATCACTTTTTTAACGGTAATAGCAACGTTCCTCGTAAGCTGCCTTGGAAGGAAAGAGTTGACGGGCTGGCAAAGGGCTATGAAAATGCTCTAGCCGAAGGAAAAAGACTTGGATTATCAGTTTTTTTTGGATGGGAAGAAACCTATTACGGAAGAGATTTTTTAGTATACGGCTTGGATAAGCATTGGCTTTATCAGCATCCGGAGAAACTCTACTGGGATATTAAAACTCTTTACAAAGAGATTAAAAGAGCAGGAGGTTTTATGGTACATGCCCATCCGTACCGGTCTTTGGAGGCGATTAGCGGAGAGTTACCAATGTGCCCGGAATATATTGATGGGGTAGAAGTACTAAATGCAAGCAACAAGCGAACGGAATCGAATCAAATGGCATTCCGATATGCAGAGGAGTTGAAAAAGATAGTAACGGCAGGTTCCGATGCTCATCATAAAGTAACACCAAGAAGCGGTCTTATCAGCAAAATACCGATAGCGGATATTCAAGATTTTATAAAGCAGCTGACTCTAGGGAAGTTTGAAATTATACAGCCTGAGAAGAAATGA
- a CDS encoding DNA gyrase/topoisomerase IV subunit B — MEQYTGSQIVVLEGLEAVRKRPGMYIGSTGSRGLHHLIWEILDNGIDEHLAGFCTQINIILQKDGGITLQDNGRGVPVDIHPTKGIPTARVVYTILHAGGKFGGSVYKVSGGLHGVGASVVNALSKRMIVEIKREGKIYRDEYASGGHPVTELVDGHLPVVGKCNKNDTGTKVTFYPDDTIFETVEFKADTIKKKLKEIAFLNKNLKIIFQDQITKEEVTYLEEFGIKSFVSYLNRDATPLHSEPIYLEGQSGDIEVEVAFQYIDTYSEQINAYCNRINVVDGGTLVTGFKTALTRVMNQYARELGILKEKDENFDGKDIRNGLVAIISIKHPDPQFEGQTKTKLGNTDAKSAVDEVFAAEVQRYFDKNVEVLKGILDNSLKSYAARKAGDKARTAVLKQLSDVDTRSKLASCSSKKAEECEVYIVEGDSAGGTVKTARNRRTQAVLPLRGKILNVEKSTLEKILVNNEIKSMIASFGCGIGEDFDINKLKYGKIIILTDADVDGAHISTLLLTFFYRFMPELIYEGKIFRGLPPLYKVDYETTVKGKKKKQSEYLFDDFALEKFRKKEDHKILSLQRYKGLGEMDADQLWETTLNPETRILAQVTINDTVEADEITNVLMSSNVPPRRSFIMEEARYAKLDV; from the coding sequence ATGGAACAGTATACAGGAAGTCAAATAGTTGTACTAGAAGGTTTGGAGGCTGTTAGAAAGCGTCCGGGTATGTATATCGGAAGTACAGGCTCTAGGGGCTTGCACCATTTGATTTGGGAAATACTTGATAACGGTATTGACGAACATCTGGCAGGTTTCTGTACACAAATTAACATTATCCTTCAAAAAGATGGGGGTATTACTCTACAGGATAACGGGCGCGGTGTACCGGTGGACATACATCCGACTAAAGGAATTCCCACAGCACGTGTTGTTTATACCATACTCCATGCCGGTGGTAAATTCGGTGGTTCTGTCTATAAAGTATCCGGAGGGCTTCATGGAGTAGGTGCTTCTGTTGTCAATGCCCTCTCAAAGCGGATGATTGTAGAAATAAAACGTGAAGGAAAAATTTACCGAGATGAATATGCAAGCGGCGGACATCCTGTTACCGAGCTAGTGGATGGACATTTGCCGGTAGTGGGAAAATGCAATAAAAATGATACGGGTACAAAGGTCACCTTCTATCCCGATGATACTATATTTGAAACTGTTGAATTCAAAGCGGATACGATTAAGAAGAAGCTAAAGGAAATTGCGTTTTTAAATAAAAACCTTAAAATTATTTTTCAGGATCAAATTACAAAAGAGGAGGTTACTTATCTTGAGGAATTTGGTATAAAAAGCTTTGTTTCTTATTTAAACAGAGATGCCACTCCTCTGCACAGTGAACCAATTTATCTGGAGGGTCAAAGTGGTGATATTGAGGTTGAGGTTGCTTTTCAATACATAGATACCTACTCCGAACAGATTAATGCTTACTGTAACCGAATCAATGTAGTGGACGGCGGAACTCTGGTCACCGGCTTTAAAACGGCCTTAACCAGGGTTATGAACCAATACGCCAGAGAACTTGGTATCTTAAAGGAAAAAGATGAAAACTTCGATGGCAAGGATATCCGGAATGGTCTGGTTGCCATTATATCCATTAAGCATCCCGACCCTCAATTCGAAGGACAAACCAAGACAAAGCTTGGTAACACAGATGCCAAAAGTGCAGTGGATGAAGTATTTGCCGCAGAGGTGCAGAGATATTTTGATAAAAATGTAGAAGTTTTAAAAGGTATTTTAGATAACTCTCTAAAATCTTATGCCGCAAGAAAAGCTGGGGATAAAGCGCGTACAGCAGTACTAAAACAGTTATCCGATGTAGACACCAGAAGCAAGCTCGCTTCCTGTTCTTCTAAAAAAGCCGAAGAATGTGAAGTCTATATTGTCGAAGGTGATTCCGCAGGCGGAACCGTAAAAACTGCCAGAAACCGCAGAACACAGGCGGTTCTTCCACTCCGAGGCAAAATATTAAATGTAGAGAAATCAACCCTTGAAAAAATATTAGTAAACAACGAGATAAAATCTATGATTGCCTCCTTTGGCTGTGGTATCGGTGAAGATTTTGATATTAATAAATTAAAATACGGTAAAATCATTATACTTACGGATGCGGATGTAGACGGTGCCCATATCAGTACCCTTTTACTAACCTTTTTCTACCGTTTTATGCCGGAGCTAATCTACGAAGGAAAAATCTTTCGCGGACTTCCCCCTTTGTATAAAGTAGATTATGAAACTACCGTAAAAGGCAAGAAGAAAAAACAATCCGAGTATCTTTTTGATGACTTTGCGCTGGAAAAATTCCGTAAAAAAGAAGATCATAAAATTCTAAGCTTACAGCGTTATAAAGGACTTGGTGAGATGGATGCGGATCAGCTTTGGGAAACTACACTGAATCCGGAGACACGAATACTTGCTCAGGTCACAATTAATGATACCGTGGAAGCTGATGAAATAACCAATGTATTAATGAGCAGTAATGTGCCGCCACGAAGAAGCTTTATTATGGAAGAAGCCAGATATGCCAAATTAGATGTTTAA
- a CDS encoding diaminopimelate decarboxylase — translation MKKPFVTLEQLKEIIKEHKTPFHIYDEKGIRENARRLKEAFSWNKGFREYFAVKATPNPYLLKILKEEGCGVDCSSLTELMLSEALDFKGEDIMFSSNATPPEEFKKAAELNAIINLDDYTHIDFLNGITGIPETICCRYNPGGVFTISNGIMDNPGDAKYGFTKAQMVEGYKKLMNLGAKQFGIHSFLASNTVTNEYYPILAKILFELAVELKETTGAKIKFINLSGGVGVPYKPDQQGNDILAIGEGVRKAYEEVLVPAGMGDVEIYTELGRFMLAPYGHLVATAIHEKHIYKEYIGLDACAVDLMRPAMYGSYHHITVMGKENEPCDHKYDVTGSLCENNDKFAIDRMLPKVDIGDLFVIHDTGAHGYAMGYNYNGKLKSAELLLQEDGSVQLIRRKEEPKDYFATFDFSDILKDMKYE, via the coding sequence ATGAAAAAACCATTTGTGACGTTAGAACAACTTAAAGAAATAATAAAGGAACATAAAACCCCATTTCATATATATGATGAAAAAGGTATTCGTGAAAATGCCAGAAGATTAAAAGAGGCTTTTAGCTGGAACAAAGGCTTTAGAGAATATTTTGCAGTAAAGGCAACTCCGAACCCATACCTATTAAAAATATTAAAAGAAGAAGGCTGTGGAGTAGACTGTTCTTCCTTAACAGAACTTATGCTGTCAGAGGCGCTTGATTTTAAAGGGGAAGATATTATGTTCTCCTCCAATGCGACTCCGCCGGAAGAATTTAAAAAAGCGGCAGAATTAAATGCGATTATTAATCTTGATGATTATACTCATATAGACTTTTTAAATGGTATTACCGGTATTCCGGAAACCATATGCTGCAGATATAACCCTGGTGGTGTATTTACCATCAGCAACGGTATTATGGACAATCCAGGGGATGCAAAGTATGGATTTACAAAGGCACAGATGGTTGAAGGCTATAAAAAACTTATGAACCTGGGTGCGAAACAGTTTGGAATACATTCTTTCTTAGCCAGTAATACCGTAACCAATGAGTATTATCCGATATTAGCTAAGATCCTATTTGAGCTTGCGGTAGAATTAAAAGAAACAACAGGGGCTAAGATTAAATTCATTAATCTGTCCGGCGGTGTAGGCGTTCCTTATAAACCGGACCAACAGGGAAATGATATATTAGCAATCGGTGAAGGCGTACGCAAAGCTTATGAAGAAGTTTTAGTACCAGCAGGTATGGGAGATGTGGAAATATACACAGAACTTGGGCGTTTCATGCTAGCGCCTTACGGACATCTGGTTGCTACAGCAATACATGAAAAGCACATCTATAAGGAATACATTGGTTTGGATGCCTGTGCAGTAGATTTAATGAGGCCTGCTATGTACGGATCATACCATCATATTACTGTTATGGGTAAGGAGAACGAACCCTGTGACCATAAATATGATGTAACAGGTTCTTTGTGTGAAAACAATGATAAATTTGCAATTGACCGTATGCTACCAAAAGTTGATATCGGAGATTTATTTGTAATACATGATACGGGAGCGCATGGATATGCAATGGGCTACAATTATAATGGAAAGTTAAAATCTGCTGAACTTTTATTACAAGAGGATGGTTCTGTTCAGTTAATCCGCAGGAAGGAAGAGCCAAAGGATTATTTTGCGACCTTTGATTTTAGCGACATCTTAAAGGACATGAAATACGAATAA